DNA sequence from the Tistrella bauzanensis genome:
GTCCTTGCCGTCGAGCATCTGCGCAAGAGTTATGGCCCTGTTGAGGCCGTCGGCGACCTGAATTTCACCGTGCGGGCGGGGGAGACCGTGGCCCTGCTGGGCGGAAACGGCGCCGGCAAGACCACCGCCATGTCGATGATCTGAGAGTCGGACTCAAAACTAATACCCATTGATTTCAAGCCCTTGCGATGAACCGTGCGGTGCGTCGGATGGAGGCGATGA
Encoded proteins:
- a CDS encoding ATP-binding cassette domain-containing protein, which translates into the protein MTEIVLAVEHLRKSYGPVEAVGDLNFTVRAGETVALLGGNGAGKTTAMSMI